The following coding sequences lie in one Azospirillum humicireducens genomic window:
- a CDS encoding succinate dehydrogenase iron-sulfur subunit: MVEFNLPANSKVGVGKTVNVANGAKRAKTFKIYRWNPDDGQNPRVDSYVVDLDKFGPMILDAIIYIKNQVDSTLTFRRSCREGICGSCAMNIDGTNTLACLKAIEDVPGDVKIYPLPHMPVVKDLVPDLNHVYAQLASIKPWLQSQSPAPSRERLQSPEDRAKLDGLYECILCFCCSTSCPSYWWNGDRYLGPSILLQAYRWIADSRDEMTGERLDNLEDPFRLYRCHTIMNCTKACPKGLNPAKAIAEIKKLMVARR; encoded by the coding sequence ATGGTTGAATTCAACCTGCCAGCCAACTCCAAGGTCGGCGTCGGCAAGACCGTCAACGTCGCGAACGGCGCCAAGCGGGCCAAGACCTTCAAGATCTACCGCTGGAACCCGGACGACGGCCAGAACCCGCGCGTCGACAGCTATGTGGTCGACCTCGACAAGTTCGGGCCGATGATCCTCGACGCGATCATCTACATCAAGAACCAGGTCGACAGCACGCTGACCTTCCGGCGCTCCTGCCGCGAGGGCATCTGCGGGTCGTGCGCGATGAACATCGACGGCACGAACACGCTGGCCTGCCTGAAGGCGATCGAGGACGTGCCGGGCGACGTCAAGATCTATCCGCTGCCGCACATGCCGGTGGTGAAGGATCTGGTCCCCGACCTGAATCACGTCTATGCCCAGCTCGCCTCGATCAAGCCGTGGCTGCAGTCGCAGTCCCCGGCCCCGAGCCGCGAGCGGCTGCAGTCGCCGGAGGACCGCGCCAAGCTGGACGGCCTCTACGAGTGCATCCTGTGCTTCTGCTGCTCGACCTCGTGCCCCAGCTACTGGTGGAACGGCGACCGGTATCTCGGCCCGTCGATCCTGCTCCAGGCCTATCGCTGGATCGCAGACAGCCGCGACGAGATGACGGGCGAGCGCCTCGACAACCTCGAGGATCCGTTCCGTCTCTACCGCTGCCACACCATCATGAACTGCACCAAGGCGTGCCCGAAGGGTCTGAACCCCGCCAAGGCCATCGCCGAGATCAAGAAGCTGATGGTCGCGCGCCGCTGA